One part of the Phragmites australis chromosome 3, lpPhrAust1.1, whole genome shotgun sequence genome encodes these proteins:
- the LOC133912000 gene encoding type IV inositol polyphosphate 5-phosphatase 9-like translates to MLENQKQAEVLWPRLVANKLFRKPSGSHNFVADFPVADDDVIEPEYDGGCSPDADASRCFKRPWPQERNKTLKYKLFASTWNVGGAAPPDDLDLSDWLDASNGPYDIYVLGFQEVVPLRARNVLGADKNRIGMRWNELIRAALNRSAGSHEQRGGGGAPQKVHPVRDGGRELARDYRCVVSKQMVGILLTVWVPGDLRRFVRRASVSCVGCGVMGCLGNKGAVSVRFWVHDTSFCFVCCHLASGGREGDEAHRNADATEILSRTTFPRGHSLNLPQKILDHDRVILLGDLNYRISLPEAKTRLLVERKDWKTLLENDQLRSEVCQGGAFQGWNEGAITFSPTYKYYPDSDAYYGCVQGRKGEKRRAPAWCDRILWHGAGLKQKQYDRCESRLSDHRPVRAVFTVEVDAPRNLNSLRSFFMSERLDRVRSSADQLLRKDDTNSARFGETI, encoded by the exons ATGCTAGAGAATCAAAAGCAAGCGGAG GTTCTCTGGCCGAGGCTGGTGGCCAACAAGCTCTTCCGGAAGCCCTCGGGCAGCCACAACTTCGTCGCCGACTTCCCGGTCGCCGATGACGACGTCATCGAGCCGGAGTACGACGGCGGATGCAGCCCCGACGCGGACGCCAGCCGCTGCTTCAAGCGGCCGTGGCCACAGGAGCGGAACAAGACCCTCAAGTACAA GCTGTTCGCGAGCACGTGGAACGTCGGCGGCGCGGCGCCGCCGGACGACCTGGACCTGTCGGACTGGCTGGACGCGAGCAACGGCCCCTACGACATCTACGTCCTCGGGTTCCAGGAGGTGGTGCCGCTGCGCGCGAGGAACGTGCTGGGCGCGGACAAGAACCGTATCGGCATGCGCTGGAACGAGCTCATACGCGCGGCGCTGAACCGGTCGGCGGGCTCCCACGAGCAGAGGGGCGGGGGAGGGGCCCCGCAGAAGGTGCACCCGGTGAGGGACGGCGGCCGCGAGCTGGCAAGGGACTACCGGTGCGTGGTGAGCAAGCAGATGGTGGGCATCCTGCTCACCGTCTGGGTCCCCGGCGACCTCCGCCGCTTCGTCCGCCGCGCCAGCGTCTCCTGCGTCGGGTGCGGAGTCATGGGCTGCCTCGGCAACAAG GGTGCCGTGTCCGTGAGGTTCTGGGTGCACGACACGAGCTTCTGCTTCGTGTGCTGCCACCTCGCGTCGGGCGGGCGGGAGGGCGACGAGGCGCACCGCAACGCCGACGCCACGGAGATCCTCTCGCGGACGACCTTCCCCCGGGGGCACTCGCTCAACTTGCCGCAGAAGATTCTAGACCACGA CCGGGTGATCTTGCTTGGGGACCTCAACTACAGGATCTCCCTGCCGGAGGCCAAGACGAGGTTgctggtggagaggaaggactGGAAGACACTGCTCGAGAATGACCAG CTGCGAAGCGAGGTGTGCCAAGGCGGCGCGTTCCAGGGCTGGAACGAGGGGGCCATCACGTTCTCGCCGACGTACAAGTACTACCCCGACTCGGACGCGTACTACGGCTGCGTCCAGGGCAGGAAAGGCGAGAAGCGGCGCGCGCCGGCATG GTGCGACCGCATCCTGTGGCACGGCGCGGGGCTGAAGCAGAAGCAGTACGATCGGTGCGAGTCCCGGCTGTCGGACCACCGCCCGGTCCGCGCCGTCTTcacggtggaggtggacgctCCCAGGAACCTCAACTCGCTCAGGAGCTTCTTCATGTCCGAGAGGTTGGACAGGGTCAGGAGCTCCGCCGACCAGCTGCTCCGGAAGGACGACACGAACAGCGCTAGATTTGGCGAAACTATTTGA